From Suncus etruscus isolate mSunEtr1 chromosome 6, mSunEtr1.pri.cur, whole genome shotgun sequence, one genomic window encodes:
- the TMEM201 gene encoding transmembrane protein 201 yields MEGVSALLARCPAPGLAGGLGVTACAAAGVLLYRIARRMKPTHTVVNCWFCNLDTIVPYGNRNCWDCPHCEQYNGFQENGDYNKPIPAQYLEHLNHVVGSAPSASANSAPPQWVSSRVLLCRRCSHHQTTKIKQLAAFVPRDEGSYDEEVEVYRHYLEQVYKLCRPCQAAVEHYLKHQNRQLRALLLSHQFQRRDAERSRMQSFGSFAIKSPVQVIVLRALAFLACAFLLTTLLYGSGDPFTPGPALPPALPPGGNGSSAAASDNSSSAAESWQQLLGLLPEPAAEKLRVAWTFGQRHQMAVVALGLFTCLLAMLLAGRLRLRRIDAFATGLWALLLGLHLAEQHLQAAAPSWLDTVKLSATSLCCLVGFTAAVATRKATGMRRFRPRRFLPGEAAGLFPTSPGLPSPYPSMLGPSPPPLFVPAPPSFLPLPSRPLFRSARRPSPSSLPGHLSRALSLGTIPSTTRADSGCLFSGSRPPSRVSRSRQVLLSDYFSLLAASCPTSPLPSPAPSVAGSVTSSSGSLRHRRPLISPARLNLQGQKLLLFSTPPGDTPDTPSSSDEPSPPGSRLFPLEAPQSPQRQPMRDTKFSLDVSSVPDGGLACSSHPIKKEDNSSHASTCMVDTTTQGCSEQATTWRGHISPTLVRAILAVSLAANALFTSAYLYQSLH; encoded by the exons ATGGAGGGCGTGAGCGCGCTGCTGGCCCGCTGCCCCGCGCCCGGCCTGGCCGGCGGCCTGGGCGTCACGGCGTGCGCGGCGGCCGGCGTGCTGCTCTACCGGATCGCGCGGAG GATGAAGCCCACACACACCGTCGTCAACTGCTGGTTCTGCAACCTGGACACCATAGTGCCCTATGGCAACCGCAACTGCTGGGACTGTCCCCACTGCGAGCAGTACAACGGCTTCCAGGAG aatggCGACTACAACAAGCCCATCCCGGCGCAGTACCTGGAGCACCTGAACCACGTGGTGGGTAGCGCGCCCAGCGCATCCGCAAACTCGGCCCCACCGCAGTGGGTGAGCAGCCGAGTGCTGTTGTGTCGTCGCTGCAGCCATCACCAGACCACCAAGATCAAGCAGCTGGCGGCCTTCGTTCCAAGGGACGAG GGCAGCTATGACGAGGAGGTGGAGGTGTACCGGCACTACCTGGAACAGGTGTACAAGCTGTGCCGGCCGTGCCAGGCGGCCGTGGAGCACTACCTCAAACACCAGAACCGCCAGCTCCGGGCGCTGCTGCTCAGCCACCAGTTCCAGCGCCGCGACGCCGAGCGCAGCCGCATGCAG AGCTTCGGCTCCTTTGCAATCAAGTCCCCAGTGCAGGTCATCGTGCTGCGGGCTCTCGCCTTCCTGGCCTGTGCCTTCCTTCTGACCACCCTGCTGTATGGCTCCGGGGACCCCTTCACCCCAGGGCCCGCCCTGCCACCGGCCCTGCCCCCTGGGGGTAACGGCTCCAGTGCTGCTGCATCGGACAACAGCTCCAGTGCCGCCGAAAGCTGGCAACAGCTCTTGGGCCTCCTTCCTGAGCCAGCCGCCGAGAAGCTGCGCGTAGCCTGGACCTTCGGGCAGCGCCACCAGATGGCCGTGGTGGCCCTGGGCCTCTTCACCTGCCTGCTGGCCATGCTGCTGGCTGGCCGCTTGAG ACTCCGCAGAATCGATGCCTTCGCCACCGGCCTCTGGGCCCTGCTCCTGGGTCTACATCTGGCCGAGCAGCACCTACAGGCAGCTGCACCCAGCTGGCTGGACACAGTCAAGCTCAGCGCCACCTCCCTGTGCTGCCTGGTGGGCTTCACGGCAGCGGTGGCCACAAGGAAGGCGACGGGCATGCGGAGGTTCCGGCCCCGAAG GTTCCTGCCTGGAGAAGCCGCCGGCCTCTTCCCCACCAGCCCTGGCCTGCCTTCCCCCTACCCGAGCATGCTGGGCCCCTCGCCGCCACCCCTGTTCGTGCCCGCCCCGCCCAGCTTCCTGCCGCTGCCCAGCCGACCCCTGTTCCGCTCTGCCCGCCGGCCCTCACCTTCCTCCCTGCCCGGCCACCTGAGCCGGGCGCTCTCGCTTGGCACCATCCCATCCACCACTCGAGCAG ACTCAGGCTGCCTGTTCAGTGGAAGCCGCCCACCCTCACGAGTGTCTCGTTCCCGGCAAGTTCTTCTTTCAG ACTACTTCTCCCTGCTGGCCGCCAGCTGCCCCACATCCCCACTCCCGTCCCCGGCACCCTCCGTGGCCGGCTCCGTGACCTCCAGCTCCGGTTCCCTGCGTCACCGCCGGCCCCTCATCAGCCCTGCCCGCCTCAACCTGCAAGGCCAGAAGCTGCTGCTCTTCTCAACACCCCCCGGGGACACCCCCGACACCCCCAGCAGCTCTGACGAGCCCTCGCCCCCCGGCAGCCGCCTCTTCCCGCTCGAGGCCCCACAGTCCCCTCAGAGGCAGCCGATGCGAGACACCAAGTTCAGCCTGG ACGTGAGCTCGGTGCCTGATGGGGGCCTGGCCTGCAGCAGCCACCCCATCAAGAAAGAGGACAACTCCTCGCATGCGTCCACCTGCATGGTAGACACTACCACCCAAGGGTGCTCGGAACAGGCAACCACCTGGAGAG GTCACATCAGCCCGACCCTGGTCCGGGCCATTCTGGCCGTGAGTCTGGCTGCCAATGCCCTCTTCACCTCAGCCTACCTGTACCAGAGCCTGCACTGA